Proteins from a single region of Nerophis ophidion isolate RoL-2023_Sa linkage group LG08, RoL_Noph_v1.0, whole genome shotgun sequence:
- the cdk5rap2 gene encoding CDK5 regulatory subunit-associated protein 2 isoform X7: protein MKDSCRVCHGRLIGNQCRWIFSSSGKRKIQIILSHVLGWEVTRDGRGEFLCGKCVFQLEKVVQCDVNLSQLQEKHNNQVQKLQAEKEHLMQCIVHVYNKNNTGQERSDEERAQRSKSHLSSSGATSFDDEDTCLLASDAQSSRQSEGGARMRRCVSLDRLVSKGVFPGRSGLRKWRMGSAVGLDSSMKSFGLLGSRCISKSMYLDLVQYKGTIPRPEFKDRSTSMLSLNRDFASDNTDIPGKNKLRVAKTLVVSKAASDEDYGGKAQAMFLLRRSSRQPSVISDLTQLLRCITKHRVSVPPGSRIPVSKRLSVGHISVGRKRVRKEAEWKSLHDLTEEFDDKYTPVTMEVHQKKSEVSRLESVNKLLSEELTQVKTTHESLTKALEEAQNQTNTLSGNLEEKENELDTEKKNSLKRDKTIQGLTKVLKEKEKEIAELCHEIEDRDDALAKARETAHKAQMQKYQGAEEHQTLLMEKQTELVQLQGEHHIKVLEVQKLMRSLDRKEQELADLQQIKDQLEVELEDMQHQKKKGDKVLNDLNNQLKKLSSEIGERESSLEHQYQEVLDQTKRKLQAHEVTIQRLTSSLADKEKQLQEYINIVREFEQNNSPAGNDSVLAKLRQRLKEKENALDQALDEKFAAIEEKDNEIHQLQLSLREKERDLERLNNLLSHNEETINSFDSLIKEKDVELQHLTNTLKNLQRAKQDVEDNLNRSLREKDSIISQLQLSLSGKTKDLEEMAESMLSQSQSQAHDFAEQMGQRLKVTEAMLAEAVKARERLISDNETAVEGLLATIKSKDQLLKESAEHYNRMLSERSQEIQELRKQLSDKQQKLMAAQKQNTTATQKGSLETAELQVLLAEKDSLIDRLLQHGQERDHLMTEHDKAPDNVLELRQTIRIMQERLEEREAELSRRNSDDSMENIPLSKKTVVILKKELAQKTEALNKALKRENELKISLAELQSLLSELEVRSEGQAANIESLTATMETKDEIILVLQQRLGQGDHSQDRAISSSMDRSHTGLPQRERTMIGGDSQQEVLPSLVALQQEHEALNKALRAEQQLYSSLVRTVKEQDSAQRFHALQMELTAVQLLRQKHEDSIKTNEDLRDNLEQELDRAKAREGQSAVDPKELESVRHQLEDAQRWNTSLQTRLGAIQDRGGGVGGAKDCDVFASGDTLSFICDQTSYMSICVGEGQDYSSPLELKQKVLELQDCVSRLETLNSELKNRLSSLEKTKHNDAFSKEAIDNPWNQQLERKTDTPQVPYPTYRSFQDSWSQTDLKHGQPFGDESVDSGLGQNRAHAHSANADIIETSRDEVTLKSLLTDCKATSLLQLREEVLRLTTENVQLRGLLKEHRSTECKEKESEDASENSSDGQSRETSQPAIKVQAIVTKMAKEDEKNANDGWTPVPTGEANDQSKTSKHKVSIRSRLPVLVKQRMEACSNSQSERDSDYVQPLHADAFQQLFLNSDSTMSSQPSTCPSSSHGPAYDSGCPATHTLDNTQDSCALFTQLELLHQECQEKETLIRKLSEQLADWQELRAQLQEKERLNRQYMEALQAAESTIADLTACSLDIQGEFGTHTSMGTASGCGDSEATFCGRCIDLQKALREKENLNNHLTQLLNMAEKLILSSDSQEKQSEIRDLCFEIEAVNVASNTQSSSGVSEGTDGSSHELQPHSLSIQDEVLCDQDRLNSAEINSISAQMMSGSFKEKELRDIEVAQGCLDKEMTKVLAKCLSLTESVITYLAAHCANGSLTTVDLQAHLDNLQNALQERQELERLTQTAQPSSAALTEPHPALYCSLQLLFKVFAERSQRICELQASLQVERACGEQNEAHAVVLDAKGLPPSVQAQLEALHKALREKKKTCKNLEEKLASVTMTPSPNTTQRDREVAVNPSGSLPLLRAHEQAHFSSTENLYSTSSTPYPSSPTLSSAKASMKSPLAYEDCGLSDDPLHLQTQVRDLKIQLESQNKIILQLQSLLRRNSCDPMASHSDQSMDQDSSQGRSHNRRPSQGQIGEKEDVGEDQAIKSKSSHMNREAGRNNSMKEQLQHNRSRSTSPASLDSLVQSQARELSQLRQQIKDSRRQAALQRRQMGELSRSLQEMLQASEVDCYMGEVVKGQLDKSLSILEGLEGRLDKGEAQLDNEDMAALELSRSVCGPTDSPAQIQQEINNLRQELEGERQRLRHHVIFMLQHNVNAAERASERFDLLAKELQEKNRLIQSLQNQVRGYSPSSHHNSHFDLHPLDKMASSCHGSSPTQDQRRARDACGTLAVGGSREESLGGDQETGSQLLGLQRENERLQEELRTSGQLNATLHSELEVHYSIMTHRPDRDQDHEDVRSQTKQPTLINSALLSEHLQEIRALRERLEESISTNDRLRVQLEKKLAEVEKDRAATNIFIHGSEEQSQLVSEVRFLWGQNQVLKEQLSLECKDMQKESERLQENLARRTAKLEQSRKEYEVLRQEKELLQDSLHASQEQICSLQDQVKLHRQQFSDSQHLMQSLRVELQVHEKLRSDATQQSSSVTQEAPPSGSLDLAELLSEIRHLRLQLERSIDNNTLLRHKLEEQLQRGAARSETININYLMSSADEGSRSPGHKEHSSVLPDANRQAPSKPDGGDSSSGESVTGAPFRLVPGHGMWANHKGRHILALVEDYNALRKHISDGRKLSRRMDAQLQEWRTSKTADRQSASDLSGCVGAMQHVLDEAARLLKLAWKVSLPTGAAEDNQQDKLLQNEIARLKSRLSQREKMLRSVVKRLQITNQLKEGMERVLIERLSLTHGVMKNARVNLEKSHCYLFGPRGAAGGGAKWPVGGAGVYPRSSLDSSEEQ, encoded by the exons ATGAAGGATTCTTGTCGTGTGTGCCACGGTCGTCTGATTGGCAATCAGTGTCGCTGGATCTTCAGCTCGTCAGGAAAGCGGAAGATACAAATTATCTTGTCCCACGTTCTGGGCTGGGAGGTGACTCGTGATGGCCGCGGAGAGTTCCTCTGTGGGAAATGTGTGTTCCAGCTGGAAAAGGTGGTCCAGTGTGACGTTAACCTCAGCCAGCTGCAGGAAAAGCACAACAACCAAGTCCAGAAACTGCAAGCGGAGAAAGAACACCTTATGCAGTGCATCGTCCACGtttacaacaaaaacaacactggtCAAGAAAGGAGCGACGAGGAGAGGGCCCAGCGCTCCAAGTCTCACCTCAGTTCATCTGGGGCAACCAGTTTTGACGACGAGGACACGTGTCTGCTGGCTTCTGATGCACAATCATCGAGGCAGAGCGAAGGTGGTGCCCGCATGAGGAGATGTGTGAGTCTGGATAGACTTGTCAGCAAAGGAGTGTTCCCGGGGCGTTCTGGTCTCAGGAAATGGAGGATGGGATCGGCTGTAGGGCTTGATAGTTCTATGAAAAGCTTTGGTTTACTAGGTTCTCGTTGCATCTCTAAGAGCATGTACCTGGACCTGGTGCAGTATAAGGGGACAATTCCAAGACCTGAATTCAAAGATCGCTCCACATCCATGCTGTCCCTCAATAGGGACTTTGCTTCGGACAATACAGACATTCCAGGTAAAAATAAACTCAGAGTAGCCAAGACTTTAGTTGTCAGCAAAGCTGCCTCTGATGAGGATTATGGGGGAAAGGCTCAGGCTATGTTCCTGCTTCGCCGCTCCTCACGGCAGCCTTCAGTGATCTCTGACCTGACCCAGCTCCTGCGCTGCATCACCAAGCACAGAGTGTCTGTCCCACCTGGGAGCCGCATCCCTGTCTCAAAGAGGCTTAGTGTTGGTCACATCAGCGTTGGTAGAAAGCGTGTACGCAAGGAGGCAGAGTGGAAGTCGCTGCATGACCTAACAGAGGAATTTGATGATAAATACACGCCTGTCACCATGGAGGTTCACCAGAAAAAA AGCGAGGTCAGTCGTCTGGAGTCCGTCAACAAGCTGCTGAGTGAAGAACTCACCCAGGTTAAAACTACCCATGAAAGCCTGACCAAAGCACTCGAGGAAGCCCAGAATCAAACAAAT ACATTGTCTGGAAATTTGGAGGAGAAAGAGAATGAACTTGACACAGAGAAGAAGAACAGCCTAAAGCGAGACAAAACTATCCAGGGGCTAACAAAAGTcctcaaagaaaaagaaaaagag ATTGCAGAGTTGTGTCATGAGATTGAGGACCGTGATGATGCTTTAGCCAAAGCTCGGGAGACAGCACACAAAGCCCAGATGCAGAAATATCAG GGTGCAGAAGAGCATCAAACACTACTGATGGAAAAGCAAACCGAGTTGGTCCAACTGCAGGGGGAACACCACATCAAGGTGCTCGAAGTCCAAAAGCTTATGCGTTCCCTCGACAGGAAGGAGCAGGAATTGGCCGACTTGCAGCAGATAAAGGATCAGCTAGAGGTGGAACTAGAAGATATGCAACATCAGAAGAAGAAGGGAGACAAAGTCCTGAAT GATCTCAACAATCAACTAAAAAAACTGAGTAGTGAGATTGGGGAGAGAGAAAGTTCTCTAGAGCACCAGTACCAGGAAGTGTTGGACCAAACCAAAAGAAAGCTGCAGGCCCATGAAGTCACCATCCAGAGGCTCACATCCAGCCTGGCTGATAAGGAGAAGCAGTTACAG GAGTACATAAATATTGTAAGAGAATTTGAGCAGAACAATAGCCCAGCAGGAAACGACAGTGTGCTGGCCAAGCTTCGCCAAAGGCTAAAGGAAAAGGAAAACGCACTTGAT CAAGCACTGGATGAGAAGTTTGCGGCCATTGAGGAGAAAGACAACGAAATACACCAGCTGCAGCTGTCCCTTAGGGAGAAGGAAAGAGACCTGGAGAGGCTCAATAACCTGCTGTCACACAACGAGGAAACCATTAAT AGTTTTGACAGCCTGATTAAGGAGAAGGACGTAGAACTGCAGCACCTCACAAACACACTGAAGAACCTGCAGAGGGCCAAACAAGACGTGGAAGACAACTTGAACAGATCGCTGAGGGAAAAGGACTCCATCATCAGCCAGCTGCAGCTCTCCCTCAGTGGGAAGACTAAAGATTTGGAG GAAATGGCAGAATCCATGCTGAGCCAGTCGCAAAGTCAAGCTCACGACTTTGCAGAGCAGATGGGCCAGAGGCTCAAAGTCACAGAAGCTATGCTGGCCGAGGCTGTGAAAGCCAGGGAAAGGCTCATTTCAGACAATGAGACCGCTGTAGAAGGATTGTTGGCAACCATTAAAAGCAAAGACCAACTCCTCAAG GAGTCTGCAGAGCACTACAACCGCATGCTGTCTGAGCGTTCCCAGGAGATTCAGGAATTGAGGAAACAGCTGTCTGACAAGCAGCAGAAGCTGATGGCCGCTCAGAAACAAAACACCACGGCTACCCAGAAGGGTTCTTTGGAAACTGCAGAGCTACAAGTCCTCCTTGCTGAAAAAGACAGCCTCATCGAC AGGCTTCTTCAGCATGGCCAGGAGAGGGATCATTTGATGACAGAGCACGACAAGGCGCCGGATAACGTGCTAGAGCTCAGACAAACTATCCGGATCATGCAAGAGAGGTTAGAGGAGCGTGAAG CTGAGTTGTCCAGGAGGAACAGTGATGACAGCATGGAGAACATTCCGCTCTCTAAGAAGACTGTTGTTATCCTAAAAAAAGAGCTGGCCCAGAAAACAGAGGCACTCAACAAAGCGCTGAAGCGGGAGAATGAACTGAAG ATTTCTTTGGCAGAACTCCAGTCATTGCTCTCTGAGTTGGAGGTCCGCAGTGAAGGTCAGGCTGCCAATATCGAGTCCCTCACAGCCACTATGGAGACCAAAGATGAAATTATCCTT GTTCTTCAGCAGCGTCTCGGTCAGGGTGATCACAGCCAGGATCGAGCCATTAGCAGCAGCATGGATCGATCGCATACTGGACTTCCTCAAAGGGAGAGAACTATGATTGGTGGCGACAGCCAGCAAGAA GTACTTCCCAGCCTTGTAGCATTACAGCAGGAACACGAAGCTCTAAACAAAGCTTTGAGGGCTGAGCAGCAGCTCTACTCCAGCCTGGTTAGGACTGTGAAAGAGCAGGACAG CGCCCAACGTTTTCATGCTCTTCAAATGGAGCTGACAGCGGTACAGCTTCTTAGGCAGAAGCATGAGGACAGCATCAAAACAAACGAAGATCTCAGGGACAACCTGGAGCAAGAGCTAGACAGAGCCAAAGCCAGAGAAG GTCAGAGCGCAGTGGACCCCAAAGAACTAGAGAGTGTACGGCATCAACTTGAAGATGCCCAACGCTGGAATACCTCTTTACAGACTCGCTTGGGGGCTATCCAGGATCGAGGAGGTGGAGTGGGCGGTGCCAAAGACTGTG ATGTTTTTGCTTCAGGTGACACACTGAGTTTCATTTGCGACCAGACCTCTTACATGAGTATATGTGTGGGCGAGGGGCAGGATTACAGCTCACCACTGGAGCTCAAGCAGAAG GTGCTGGAACTGCAGGACTGCGTCAGCAGACTTGAAACTTTAAACAGTGAGCTAAAGAACAGACTGTCATCACTGGAGAAGACCAAACATAATGATGCCTTCAGCAAGGAAGCCATCGATAACCCCTGGAACCAG CAGCTTGAGAGGAAAACAGACACGCCGCAGGTGCCTTACCCAACATATCGGTCGTTTCAAGACAGTTGGAGTCAGACAGACCTCAAACATGGGCAG CCATTTGGTGATGAAAGTGTGGACAGCGGCCTTGGCCAGAACAGAGCTCATGCTCACTCTGCCAATGCAGACATTATTGAGACAAGCCGAGATGAAGTGACCCTTAAATCCTTGCTGACTGACTGTAAGGCTACATCACTCCTGCAACTAAG AGAGGAAGTCCTCAGGCTAACAACTGAAAATGTGCAACTGCGAGGCCTGCTGAAAGAGCACAGGTCTACTGAGTGTAAAGAAAAAGAGAGCGAAGATGCCTCAGAGAACAGCAGCGACGGGCAAAGCAGAGAAACTTCGCAACCTGCCATTAAAGTTCAAGCTATAGTCACTAAGATGGCAAAGGAAGATGAGAAGAATGCTAACGATGGGTGGACACCGGTCCCCACAGGGGAAGCTAATGATCAAAGCAAGACTTCAAAGCATAAG GTCAGTATCAGATCTCGTCTGCCCGTCCTAGTGAAGCAAAGAATGGAAGCTTGCAGCAACTCACAGTCAGAAAGAGATTCTGATTATGTCCAACCCCTTCACGCAGATGCTTTCCAGCAACTGTTTTTAAACTCTGACTCCACAATGTCTTCCCAACCAAGCACTTGTCCTTCTTCCTCCCACGGCCCTGCTTATGATAGCGGCTGTCCAGCCACACACACTCTGGATAACACCCAGGATAGCTGTGCTCTTTTTACTCAACTGGAGCTTCTTCACCAGGAGTGCCAGGAGAAAGAGACTTTGATCAGAAAGCTCAGCGAGCAGCTGGCCGATTGGCAGGAGCTCCGCGCTCAGCTCCAGGAGAAAGAACGCCTCAATCGGCAGTACATGGAGGCTTTGCAAGCTGCTGAGTCCACAATTGCAGACCTGACAGCCTGTAGTCTGGACATCCAGGGTGAGTTTGGAACGCACACCAGTATGGGCACAGCCTCCGGTTGTGGGGATTCCGAAGCCACCTTCTGCGGCAGATGCATCGACTTACAGAAAGCACTACGAGAGAAAGAGAATCTCAACAACCACcttacacaacttttaaacatgGCAGAGAAACTCATCTTGTCGTCAGACAGCCAGGAAAAGCAGTCCGAAATCAGAGACCTTTGTTTTGAGATAGAGGCAGTAAATGTTGCGTCAAACACGCAAAGCTCCAGTGGTGTCTCTGAAGGAACTGATGGTTCTTCGCACGAGCTGCAACCACATTCACTGTCTATACAGGACGAAGTGCTTTGTGACCAGGATAGACTGAATTCTGCAGAGATAAATAGTATTTCAGCACAAATGATGTCTGGATCGTTCAAGGAAAAAGAGTTGAGGGATATTGAAGTGGCACAAGGATGTTTAGATAAGGAGATGACCAAAGTTCTTGCAAAATGCCTTAGTTTAACAGAATCTGTCATCACTTATCTGGCAGCACACTGTGCAAATGGCTCCTTGACCACTGTTGACTTACAGGCGCATTTGGACAACCTCCAGAATGCTCTGCAAGAGAGACAAGAACTCGAGCGTCTGACCCAAACCGCTCAGCCAAGCAGCGCTGCATTGACAGAACCCCACCCGGCGCTTTATTGCAGTCTGCAGCTCCTGTTCAAGGTCTTTGCTGAGCGCTCTCAGAGGATTTGTGAGCTCCAAGCCTCCCTGCAGGTGGAGAGGGCCTGTGGAGAACAAAATGAGGCCCATGCAGTAGTGCTGGATGCCAAGGGGTTACCACCTAGTGTCCAGGCCCAGCTGGAGGCTTTACACAAGGCtctaagggagaaaaaaaaaacctgtaaaaatCTGGAGGAGAAACTGGCCTCAGTCACCATGACACCATCACCCAACACTACACAGAGAG ACCGAGAGGTGGCTGTGAACCCAAGTGGCAGTCTCCCGTTATTGAGGGCACATGAGCAGGCACACTTTTCTTCCACTGAAAATCTGTACTCCACTTCCAGCACTCCATACCCGAGTTCCCCCACTTTAAGCTCGGCCAAG GCCAGTATGAAGAGCCCGTTGGCCTACGAGGACTGCGGCCTCTCTGATGACCCACTCCACCTTCAAACGCAGGTCCGAGACCTGAAGATCCAGCTGGAAAGCCAAAACAAAATTATCCTCCAGTTGCAAAGTCTTCTGCGGAGGAACTCATGCGACCCAATGGCCAGCCACTCTGACCAGTCAATGGATCAGGACAGCTCACAGGGCCGCAGTCATAATAGGAGACCTAGTCAAGGGCAGATAGGGGAGAAAGAAGATGTCGGAGAGGACCAGGCAATTAAAAGTAAAAGCAGCCACATGAACAGAGAGGCAGGGAGGAACAACAGCATGAAGGAGCAGCTCCAGCACAACCGGAGCCGCTCTACGTCACCTGCCAG TTTGGACTCGCTGGTGCAGTCACAAGCCAGGGAGCTGTCGCAACTAAGACAGCAAATCAAGGACAGCCGCAGGCAGGCTGCCCTGCAGCGGCGACAAATGGGGGAACTGAGCCGGTCCTTGCAGGAGATGCTACAGGCCAGCGAAGTGGACTGTTATATGGGAGAGGTGGTCAAGGGGCAGCTAGACAAGAGCTTGAGTATTCTGGAGGGGTTGGAAGGACGCCTGGACAAAG GAGAGGCTCAGCTGGATAATGAAGACATGGCTGCTCTGGAGCTTTCTCGCAG tgtgtgCGGGCCAACCGACAGCCCCGCTCAAATACAGCAGGAGATAAATAATCTGCGTCAAGAGCTAGAGGGCGAGCGACAGAGGCTGAGGCACCACGTGATCTTCATGCTCCAACACAATGTCAACGCGGCCGAACGTGCTAGCGAGCGTTTTGACCT GTTGGCCAAGGAGCTTCAGGAGAAGAACCGCCTCATTCAAAGTCTGCAGAATCAGGTCAGAGGTTATAGTCCCAGCAGCCACCACAACTCCCACTTTGACCTGCACCCCTTGGACAAAATGGCATCTTCCTGCCATGGCAGCTCACCCACACAAG ACCAGCGGCGTGCCAGAGATGCTTGTGGTACCCTGGCAGTGGGCGGATCCAGGGAAGAGAGCTTGGGGGGTGACCAGGAAACAGGAAGCCAACTGCTTGGGCTGCAGAGGGAGAACGAACGCTTGCAGGAGGAGCTGAGGACCAGCGGACAGCTCAATGCCACCCTGCATAGTGAACTAGAGGTGCACTACTCTATCATGACCCATCGTCCGGATAGAGACCAGGACCATGAGGATGTCCGCTCACAAACAAAACAGCCGACCCTAATCAATTCAG CCCTGCTGTCAGAACATCTGCAGGAGATTCGGGCCTTGAGAGAGCGTCTGGAGGAAAGCATCTCCACCAACGACCGCCTGAGGGTGCAGTTGGAGAAGAAGCTCGCCGAGGTGGAGAAAGACCGAG CAGCCACAAACATCTTCATCCACGGGAGTGAAGAGCAGAGTCAGCTGGTGAGCGAGGTACGCTTCCTTTGGGGTCAGAACCAAGTGCTGAAGGAGCAGCTCAGTTTGGAATGTAAAG ACATGCAGAAGGAGAGCGAGAGGCTGCAGGAGAACCTGGCGAGGCGCACGGCCAAACTGGAGCAGAGCAGGAAGGAGTATGAGGTCCTGAGACAGGAGAAGGAGCTGCTGCAGGACTCACTGCACGCCAGTCAGGAGCAGATATGCAG CTTGCAGGACCAGGTGAAGCTGCACAGGCAGCAGTTCAGCGACTCGCAGCACCTCATGCAGTCACTGCGCGTGGAGCTGCAGGTCCACGAGAAGCTCAGGAGCGATGCTACAC AACAATCCAGCAGCGTGACCCAGGAAGCTCCTCCCTCGGGCTCGTTGGACCTTGCAGAGCTGCTGTCTGAGATTCGTCACCTAAGGCTTCAGCTGGAGCGCAGCATCGACAACAACACGTTGCTGCGCCACAAACTGGAGGAGCAGCTGCAGCGAGGCGCCGCGCGCTCGGAAACCATCAACATCAACTACCTGATGTCCTCAGCAG ATGAAGGGAGCAGATCACCGGGTCATAAGGAGCACAGTAGCGTCCTCCCCG ACGCCAATCGCCAGGCTCCCTCCAAGCCGGACGGTGGCGACAGCAGCTCAGGCGAGAGCGTCACGGGCGCCCCCTTCCGCCTGGTGCCGGGTCACGGCATGTGGGCCAACCACAAAGGGCGCCACATCCTGGCGCTGGTGGAGGACTACAACGCCCTGCGTAAGCACATCTCAGACGGCCGCAAGCTGTCGCGCCGCATGGACGCCCAGCTGCAGGAGTGGCGGACCAGCAAG ACGGCGGACCGTCAGAGCGCCAGCGACTTGTCCGGGTGCGTGGGTGCCATGCAGCACGTGCTGGACGAGGCCGCCCGGCTGCTGAAGCTGGCGTGGAAGGTTTCTCTGCCAACCGGCGCCGCAGAGGACAACCAGCAG GACAAGCTGCTGCAGAACGAGATCGCTCGGCTGAAGAGTCGACTGTCGCAGCGGGAGAAGATGCTGCGCAGCGTGGTCAAACGCCTGCAGATCACCAACCAGCTGAAGGAAGGCATGGAGCGAGTCCTCATCGAACGTC